The Desulfovibrio piger DNA segment GCCCAGTGCCCTTGCCGCCTTGGCTACCCCTTAAAGGGGTCTTGATATTCGCGTGATGTCAGCTTGTCTCTCATAATGTCGTGACGTTCCTGATCCTGGATATATTTTTTGATTGTTGCCTCATTAAGCCCCACCGTACTGACATAATATCCTTCGGCCCAAAATTTTCTGTTGCCGAACTTATACTTCAGATTTGCGTGCTTATCGAATATCATCAACGAACTTTTCCCTTTCAGGTAGCCCATGAAATTTGCCACACTGATTTTAGGAGGGATGGACACCAGCATGTGGACATGATCCGGCATCAGATGCCCTTCCAGAATCTCAACCCCTTTATATTTGCAGAGGCATTGCAGAATTTCTTTTATACTTTCACGGAGCTGTGCGAAGATTATTTTTCTTCTATATTTTGGAGTAAAGACGAT contains these protein-coding regions:
- the tnpA gene encoding IS200/IS605 family transposase: MGTKAHSLAHTKWLCKYHIVFTPKYRRKIIFAQLRESIKEILQCLCKYKGVEILEGHLMPDHVHMLVSIPPKISVANFMGYLKGKSSLMIFDKHANLKYKFGNRKFWAEGYYVSTVGLNEATIKKYIQDQERHDIMRDKLTSREYQDPFKG